The Halichoerus grypus chromosome 9, mHalGry1.hap1.1, whole genome shotgun sequence genome has a window encoding:
- the CFAP206 gene encoding cilia- and flagella-associated protein 206, which yields MPPTQAESVIKNIIREIGQECAGHGEIVSETLAAFMVKAVVLDPSNGFNMDRPLMKSDVQKLVKLCVSRLLDSKNPSLDTIKMQVYFDMNYTSREEFLEEHHRVLESRLGSIMREITDNRARAREELESLYRKIVSYILLRSGLGSPTDIKIVREATAALQSIFPQAELGTFLTLSKKDKERQLKELTMIVTGIRLFNRDCGKGGEGIDDLPAILHEAIPATTQHIDSQLRTAQDQAYRYTAILEKAANNPLLRTELQPYMLKEALYNVRQYEVFLQIILSDIITCAQEVEMMIKQLGAQLEQLKMIVKSKTAVPTSQVFPIFIALSNLWTSFQDETVLISVLSNLTTHLEPFLGAHELLFPEKVIQNLLDGLTVKTDVCRVKEHLEDRVHLVDFRKQEWLFPETTANFDKLLIQYRGFCAYTFATTDGLLLPGNPAIGILKYKEKYYTFNTRDAAYLFAENPENYIDLIREKAKKNTELIQLLELHQQFETLIPYSQMKDVDKQIKPITKSESSTQTDTHILPPTIVRSYEWNEWELRRKAIKLANLRQKATHSVQTDLSHMRRENCSQVYPPKDAGTQSKREGSSRVPRPQIYIAGLRGGQGKVTSGVKVNLTRAVDET from the exons ATGCCTCCCACTCAGGCAGAAAGTGTTATAAAGAATATCATTCGAGAAATAGGACAAGAATGTGCAGGCCATGGAGAGATTGTTTCTGAAACTCTGGCTGCTTTTATG GTGAAAGCTGTTGTCTTGGACCCAAGTAATGGCTTTAACATGGATAGACCCCTCATGAAAAGTGATGTACAGAAACTCGTTAAG CTTTGTGTGTCTCGGCTGTTGGATAGTAAAAATCCATCCCTGGACACCATTAAGATGCAAGTCTACTTTGATATGAATTATACAAGTCGAG AGGAATTTCTTGAAGAACATCACCGAGTCTTGGAGTCTAGGTTAGGCTCCATTATGAGAGAAATCACAGATAACAGAGCACGTGCTAGAGAAGAACTGGAAAGCCTCTACCGTAAGATTGTCAGCTACATCTTACTACGCTCTGGGCTGGGATCTCCTACCGATATCAAGATTGTCAGAGAGGCAACAG CTGCCCTGCAGAGTATTTTTCCTCAGGCTGAGCTTGGGACGTTTCTAACACTTTCTAAGAAGGACAAAGAACGCCAACTGAAAGAACTCACCATGATCGTTACTGGGATTCGCTTATTTAACCGAGACTGTGGAAAGGGAGGAGAAGGCATTGATGACT TGCCAGCCATTCTGCATGAAGCAATCCCAGCCACCACGCAGCACATTGATTCCCAACTTCGGACTGCCCAGGACCAGGCCTACCGCTACACGGCCATCCTTGAGAAGGCAGCCAACAACCCGCTCCTGCGTACAGAGCTTCAGCCGTATATGTTAAAAGAAGCACTGTATAATGTGCGGCAGTACGAGGTCTTCCTTCAGATCATTTTG TCAGATATAATTACCTGTGCTCAAGAAGTAGAAATGATGATAAAGCAGTTAGGAGCCCAACTGGAACAATTAAAAATGATTGTAAAATCAAAGACAGCTGTCCCAACGTCACAAGTCTTT CCCATCTTCATCGCACTTTCCAACCTGTGGACTAGCTTCCAGGATGAAACTGTTTTGATTAGTGTCCTCAGTAATTTAACAACTCATCTTGAACCATTCCTGGGTGCTCATGAACTACTCTTTCCTGAGAAAGTCATACAGAATCTTCTTGATGGGCTGACTGTGAAAACTGATGTGTGTAGGGTGAAGGAACACCTGG aAGATAGAGTACATCTGGTGGATTTCAGAAAACAAGAATGGCTTTTCCCAGAAACAACagcaaattttgataaattgttaATTCAGTATCGGGGATTTTGTGCTTACACATTTGCTACAACAGATGGTCTTCTCCTTCCAG gAAATCCAGCAATTGggattttgaaatataaagaaaagtattACACTTTCAATACCAGAGATGCTGCATATTTATTTgcagaaaatcctgaaaattatattgatttaattagagaaaaggccaaaaaaaatacagaattaattCAGCTCCTGGAGCTTCATCAACAGTTTGAAACCCTCATTCCATATTCTCAG ATGAAGGATgttgacaaacaaataaaaccaattaCAAAGTCTGAAAGTAGCACACAGACGGATACGCACATATTGCCACCAACAATTGTGAGATCATATGAGTGGAATGAATGGGAATTAAGAAGAAAAGCTATAAAATTG gCCAATTTGCGTCAGAAAGCTACTCACTCAGTACAAACTGATCTCAGTCACATGAGAAGAGAAAATTGTTCACAGGTGTACCCACCCAAGGATGCTGGCACGCAGTCTAAGAGAGAAGGCAGCAGCCGCGTGCCCAGGCCCCAGATTTACATAGCTGGTCTCCGTGGGGGACAGGGTAAAGTCACCTCTGGGGTCAAGGTGAACTTAACTAGAGCTGTTGATGAGACCTAG